The Sulfurospirillum sp. UCH001 genome segment AATAGCGTTGATGATATCGCGAAGTTTTGCTGCTTCTTCAAAGTTGAGTTTCATCGAAGCCTCTTCCATTTTAATCTGTAGAAGGGCTATGAGCTTCTTTTGATCGTTTAAAGACTCAAGAGCTTCTTGAACAATTTTAGCGTAAGCGTAAGTGTCAATTTTCCCTTCACAGGGTGCTAAACAGCGATGAATTTGATAAAAAAGGCAGGCTTTTTTTCCTTTCAGACATCCTTTCTTTTGCACCAATGGAAAAGCGAGGTAGAGTGCCTCTAAAAGGGCTTTTGCTGAACCTGAAAGTGGACCAAAATATTTGATATTTTTGTCATTAATAATTTTGCGTGTCACTTCAAAACGTGGAAAAGGCTCAGAGAGATCAATCGCTAGATAGGGATAGGTTTTATCGTCTCGTAAAAGAATATTATATTTTGGTTTGAGTTGTTTAATCAGTGAGTTTTCTAGGATTAAAGCATCATGTTCGCTTTGTACAACAATGTATTCCACGTTATGCACTTCACTAACCATTTTTGTGATACGAGGTGAAAGGTTTGGTGCAGCTGAGAGTTCTCCTGAAAAACGAAAATAACTCTTCACTCTGTTCTTGATACTTTTGGCCTTACCTACGTAAAGGAGAGTTCCTTGGTCATTAAAATACTGATAAATTCCTGCGCTATCGGGTGCATTTTTAAGTTTTTGGGCTAGCATGCTCTGTTTTTTGTAATGGTTTCTTTGATGGACTCAAATAGAGAACGTAATTTTTCATCTTCGCACAATGTTTCAAAGTTTCCTGTGGCTTGTTCGGCATAGAAAATCTCAGAAGGGCTTGAGGCAATGAGTGTCTCTTCTTCACTTTTTTGATTCGTAACAAACGCTTGCACGTCTTTAACATTTAAGCATGAACACTCTGGAAAATGGGACTGAATTTCTTTTAATAGACTCTTTATTAAATTACGTTTATAATTAAACTCCATTTTTGCGCAAGGATGATTGAGTACAAAAAAGAGAGTCTCATTTTTAGTGTACACAAACCGTATCATACTTGTGAAGCTTTTGGGTAACACACTGAGCAATCTGTCGTAACAGCGTATCTGCTCATATTTCTTCATAGAAGGTTGTTGTACAAGATGAGAAATTATACTTTTGGAATCTTTCATGTTCTCATTATAGCATGTTTAGGCTTTGCTCTTTTTGGATGTGGTTTTAAAGGACCACCGATTTACAAAGAGAATAACGAAACGAAATACCCTAAAAATATACACACAACGATCAAATGAAAACCTCTTACGATGTGCTTATCGTTGGCACAGGTATTGCGGGCTTGAGTGCTGCTTTGGCGTTACCAAAGTCCTTAAGTGTTCTTATCGTTTCAAAAGATTACGCTTGGGAATGCAATACCTTTTACGCACAAGGAGGAGTCGCTGTTGCTAAAGATGACAACGACATTCCTGTGCATATCAACGATACCTTAGATGCTGGAGCTGGACATTGTAACCTTGAAGCTGTTAAGGTGCTTTGTTCAGAAGGTCCTCTGGCTATCCAACGTTTGATAAACATGGGTTTTAACTTCGATAAAGATGAACATGGAAATCTTCTTTACACGAAAGAGGCTGCGCATAGCACAAACCGTATTTTACACGCAGGCGGTGATGCAACGGGACGTTATATTCATCTCTTTTTAATGCAACAATTGCCATTCCCCATTCTTTATAATACGCAAGTAACCGATCTGCTCATTGATGAAGGTATTTGTTATGGTGCACGTGTTTTCCATAACGATAAAATTTTTAATCTTTATGCTAAAAAAGTCATTATCGCCAGTGGTGGCGTAGGATCACTTTATGAATATCATACCAATGCTCGAACAATTAGTGCCGATATGCAGGGCATTTGCCTGAGCCATGGTATTCCTCTTGCCGATATGGAGATGATGCAATTTCATCCTACTGCATTTGTCCTTGGAAATAGCGTACGCAAACAGCTCTTAAGCGAGTCATTAAGAGGTGAGGGTGCTATGGTTGTCGATGAAGATGGCAAACGTTTTGTGTTTGACTATGATTCAAGAGGAGAACTAGCTCCTCGGGATGTCGTAAGTCGTGCTATTTTTAAACATAAACAACAAACGAACAAAGAGGTTTATCTCGACCTTAGTGCATTTTCAAAAGAGCATTTTAAACAGCGCTTCCCAAGCATATATTTCAATATGACCAATATAGGTTACAATGTGCCTGAACAAAAAATTCCTATCTCTCCAGCATTCCACTACTCTATGGGTGGCATTAAAACAGATTTGCATGGAAGAGTACATACTATTAAAAATATCTATGCGGTTGGGGAATGTGCACATACTGGAGTACATGGCGCCAATAGGCTAGCAAGTAATTCTTTGCTGGAAGGCTTAGTCTTTTCAGCGCGTGTCGCGGAAGAAATTACAAAGAGTATATTTGAGCCTCACGTGCAAAATCTCTTCCCAGAAACAGAAGAAGTACTCATACGAGAAAATGATAAAACACTTAAAAATGAACTGCGCCATTTAATGTGGAATTATGCAGGGATAATACGAGAGAAACAGACCTTACAAACAGCATTTAATCGTGTTAAAGAGATACTTGGATTACCGATTGGAAAACTTTTAAGACTTAGACTTTTAGTTTCACAAGAGATTATAACCAGTGCATTGAAACGTAAAACATCACTAGGTGCACATTACATCAAAGAGGAAGTTACATTATGAAAATAGTGTTCGCGTTATTACTTTTAGCTAATACTATTTGGGCTTCAAGTGGACAAAATTTGAGTTCAACATGGGTGGGAATCACTTCATTGGTTATTTTTGTTTTGGGGTATTATGTCATTGCCGCGGAAGAAAAATTTCATATCAATAAAGCAAAACCTGCATTATTTGTAGGAACATTTATATTTATTTTGATCGGTTTTTACAACACAATCAATGGACTTGATCCAAAACCTTTAGCCCATGAAATGGAATTGTTGATTTTTGAAATTGCTCAAATCTTCTTTTTCCTTTTGGTGGCTATGACGTATATTGAAGTGATGATAGAAAGACGCATTTTTGATACATTAAAATACAAACTTGTCTCAAAAGGGTATTCTTTTAAAAAACTTTTTTGGTTTACAGGAACACTTGCATTTTTTATAAGCCCTGTTGCGGACAACTTGACCACAGCATTGATTCTCTCTACCGTTTTGATTACTATTGAAAAAAAGAATCCTGCTTTTTTAGTACCTGGAGCGATTAACATCGTTGTTGGAGCCAATGCGGGTGGTGCGTGGAGCCCTTTTGGTGATATTACAACTCTGATGCCTTGGATTGCTGGTAAAGCTGAATTTTTTGACTTTTTCTATCTTTTCCCTGCTGCCTTTTTAGGTTGGTTAGTTACTGGCTGGTTGCTTTCTTTCTCTGTACCAGAAGGTAAGCCTCTTTTTGATGCAAACACGGAAGAGCGTGTAAGAGTGTTAAAAGGTGGTAGAACAGTCATTTATTTGGGTGCATTCACTATCTTCTCAGCGGTCATGTGTCAGCAAGTATTTGGCATTCCACCTATGTGGGGTATGATGTTTGGTTTTTCTCTTTTGAAACTTTACAGCTATCAGCTTAAACGTAGTCATGATGAAGAATTAAAAACATTTATTGCGATCAGTAAAATTGAACACGATACATTACTCTTTTTCTTTGGTATACTTGCAGCTGTTGGTGGCTTACATTATGTTGGCTATTTAGACTTAGCCGTTAAACTTTACGATACGGCAGGCGCAACGGCTGTGAACATTGGTGTAGGATTTTTATCGGCCTTCATCGATAATGTTCCTGTGATGAGTGCGGTATTAAAAGCAAGCCCAAATATGGGTGTAGATCAGTGGTTATTGGTCACTATGACCGCGGGTATTGGTGGAAGTTTGATTAGTTTTGGATCTGCTGCAGGTGTTGGAGTAATGGGAAAACTAAGAGGTGTTTATACTTTTGGTTCTCATATGAAATATGCATGGACAGTGCTTGTAGGTTACATACTATCATTAGTCATTTGGTATGTACAATTTGAAATACTTGGTTTATATTAACAGAAGGAAGTAAATGAAAGAAGTCCCTATTTTAGTCTTAGATTTTGGGTCACAATATACACAGTTGATTGCACGTAAGCTTCGCGAAAGTGGTGTTTACTGTGAAATCGTCCCTTATAATGAAAAGATCGAAGATATTAAAAAGCGTAACCCTAAAGGTATTATTTTAAGTGGTGGTCCAGCATCAGTATATGCTAAAGATTCGTACCATCCTGATCCAAAAGTCTATGAGTTGGGTCTTCCTATTTTGGGTATCTGCTATGGTATGCAGCTTTTAACACAACATTTTGGTGGTAGCGTTATTCCTGCAACTCATCAAGAATATGGCAAAGCTGAGCTTAAATTTGAGAGTGATCACAAGATTTTTAAAGATACTACATGCGGACAAATTGTATGGATGAGTCATGGCGATCGTGTTGAGTCATTACCAGCAGGATTTGAAAAAATTGGATACAGTGAGAACTCACCTTATGCTGCAATTGCGGATGAAAAGCGCAATATGTATGCATTCCAATTCCATCCAGAAGTTTATCATTCTGAGCAAGGTAGCAAACTGCTTAAAAACTTTGCAAAATATATTTGTGGTTGCGAAAGCACATGGAACATGGGCTCATTTGCAAAAGAGCAGATTGCAAAAATTAAAGCGAAAGTCGGTACTAAAAAAGTTCTATGTGGTGTCAGTGGTGGTGTGGATAGTTCTGTTGTAGCAACACTTTTAGCAGAAGCTATTGGTGATCAATTGGTCTCAGTGTTCGTTGATAATGGACTTTTACGTGCGAATGAGCGTGCACAAGTTGAAGCGATGTTTAAAAGCAGAGGCGTGCCACTCATTACCGTTGATGCAAGTGAGAAGTTTTTAAGCCGTTTAGCAGGTGTTACTGACCCTGAGAGAAAGCGTAAAATTATTGGTGAGACATTCATTGAAGTATTTGATGAAGAAGCTAAAAAACACAATGGTATTGAGTTCTTAGCACAAGGCACACTCTATACGGATGTTATTGAATCTGTATCGGTTAAAGGCCCTTCTAAAACCATCAAATCACATCACAATGTTGGAGGACTCCCAGACTGGATGACATTTGAACTCATCGAGCCATTGCGTGAGATTTTTAAAGATGAAGTAAGAGCACTTGGTGCAGAACTTGGTCTTCCAAAAGATATGCTAGGTCGTCACCCCTTCCCAGGACCAGGTCTTGCAATTCGTATTATGGGAGAAGTGAATAAAGATGATTTAACACTTCTAAGAGCAGCAGATGTCATTATGTTAGAAGAGTTACGTTCTACTGGCTATTATGATAAAACATGGCAAGCCTTTACGGTTCTTTTAAATGTTAAGAGCGTTGGTGTTATGGGTGATAATCGAACCTATGATAATACCGTTTGTGTAAGAATTGTCGATGCAACCGATGGTATGACTGCAACGTTTGCACATATCCCACATACTATTTTAGAAAATATTTCTAGACGCATTATCAATGAAGTCAATGGTATTAACCGTGTAGTGTATGATATCTCTTCAAAACCACCTGCAACGATTGAATGGGAATAAATAATGATCTACTTCTTCAGCGATAAAGCGTATGAGGGGGTAGTGCATCTCCCACTTTTTGAGATCGCATTTGATCCGATTTCCATTAATTTGGAGAAGTTTGATGCGATCATTTTTACTTCTAAAAATAGTGTCAAAGCACTTGAAAAAAGCAATGCCCTCTGGAAAGAAAAAGAGGCATATGCTATTGGTAAGGGCACAGCTTCATACATTAAGCATTGTGGCGGAAATCTTGTGTTTACCTGTCAAGAATCGTATGGCGATTCCTTTGCTACAACGCTTATTTCACTACTAGATGCAAAAAAAGTTTTTTTCCCTCGTGCCAAAGAAGTGGTTTCGCCTATTTTTGAGATATTACATGGTGCGAATATTGCTATTCAACAACACGTTGTGTATGAAACACATTGTAAACATTATCCTAGATCTTCTGCCCCTTCACAAGGCGCAAAATTAATCTTTACTTCTCCTTCAACAGTGCACTGTTTTTTAGAGAATTTTCCTTGGGATGAGAGTTATACGGCTATTGCTATTGGTAAAAAAACAGCTGCCGTTTTGCCTTCATCTGCAAAAATGATTATCTCTTCCATCCAAAGCATTGAGCACTGCATTACCTTGGCAAAAGCTCTTTAGAAGCTAAAATTATTTATAATTAAGGAACTTTAGTAATTTACCTTGCCTGGGTGAAGCGACAACCGTTTTCATGAGGGTCCAACAATTAGTATAAGGGAATTCGTACATTTTTGGTGTGTCTGTGGTTTTGTTTGAGCTTTGCAAAAAGTGAGAAATTGCAGCCTAAAGAAAAAGTCGCTTCCCAGAAGTTGGCTTATTAGGGCCGCTTCAATCTCGGAACGCTCACTTGGGTTTTATCGGTAAATAAAAAATACGATTTTTTTGGAGAACGTTAATGAAAGTCATGGTTGTTGGTAGTGGTGGTAGAGAGTATTCTATAGGTTTAGCACTGAAACGTGATCCGAATGTTACTGAACTTTTTTTCGCACCAGGCAATGGTGCAACTCCACAACTGGGACAAAATGTTACTTTTAAAGACTATGAAGAATTAGCTGATTTTGCTAAAAAAAACAGTATAGAACTTACGGTTGTAGGACCTGAAATAGCTCTAGTTGAGGGCATTGTTGATATTTTTAAGGCTAAAGGCTTAGTTATTTTTGGCGCCTCAAAAGCGGCTGCAAGGCTTGAAGGCTCAAAAATTTTCATGAAAAATTTTCTTTCCCGTTATAACATTCCAACAGCAAAATTTATTGAAACGAGTGATGCTAAAAAAGCTAATGCTTTTATAGAAACTTTGGATTTACCTATCGTTGTGAAAGCAGATGGATTA includes the following:
- the nadB gene encoding L-aspartate oxidase, with amino-acid sequence MKTSYDVLIVGTGIAGLSAALALPKSLSVLIVSKDYAWECNTFYAQGGVAVAKDDNDIPVHINDTLDAGAGHCNLEAVKVLCSEGPLAIQRLINMGFNFDKDEHGNLLYTKEAAHSTNRILHAGGDATGRYIHLFLMQQLPFPILYNTQVTDLLIDEGICYGARVFHNDKIFNLYAKKVIIASGGVGSLYEYHTNARTISADMQGICLSHGIPLADMEMMQFHPTAFVLGNSVRKQLLSESLRGEGAMVVDEDGKRFVFDYDSRGELAPRDVVSRAIFKHKQQTNKEVYLDLSAFSKEHFKQRFPSIYFNMTNIGYNVPEQKIPISPAFHYSMGGIKTDLHGRVHTIKNIYAVGECAHTGVHGANRLASNSLLEGLVFSARVAEEITKSIFEPHVQNLFPETEEVLIRENDKTLKNELRHLMWNYAGIIREKQTLQTAFNRVKEILGLPIGKLLRLRLLVSQEIITSALKRKTSLGAHYIKEEVTL
- the nhaD gene encoding sodium:proton antiporter NhaD, which gives rise to MKIVFALLLLANTIWASSGQNLSSTWVGITSLVIFVLGYYVIAAEEKFHINKAKPALFVGTFIFILIGFYNTINGLDPKPLAHEMELLIFEIAQIFFFLLVAMTYIEVMIERRIFDTLKYKLVSKGYSFKKLFWFTGTLAFFISPVADNLTTALILSTVLITIEKKNPAFLVPGAINIVVGANAGGAWSPFGDITTLMPWIAGKAEFFDFFYLFPAAFLGWLVTGWLLSFSVPEGKPLFDANTEERVRVLKGGRTVIYLGAFTIFSAVMCQQVFGIPPMWGMMFGFSLLKLYSYQLKRSHDEELKTFIAISKIEHDTLLFFFGILAAVGGLHYVGYLDLAVKLYDTAGATAVNIGVGFLSAFIDNVPVMSAVLKASPNMGVDQWLLVTMTAGIGGSLISFGSAAGVGVMGKLRGVYTFGSHMKYAWTVLVGYILSLVIWYVQFEILGLY
- the guaA gene encoding glutamine-hydrolyzing GMP synthase, giving the protein MKEVPILVLDFGSQYTQLIARKLRESGVYCEIVPYNEKIEDIKKRNPKGIILSGGPASVYAKDSYHPDPKVYELGLPILGICYGMQLLTQHFGGSVIPATHQEYGKAELKFESDHKIFKDTTCGQIVWMSHGDRVESLPAGFEKIGYSENSPYAAIADEKRNMYAFQFHPEVYHSEQGSKLLKNFAKYICGCESTWNMGSFAKEQIAKIKAKVGTKKVLCGVSGGVDSSVVATLLAEAIGDQLVSVFVDNGLLRANERAQVEAMFKSRGVPLITVDASEKFLSRLAGVTDPERKRKIIGETFIEVFDEEAKKHNGIEFLAQGTLYTDVIESVSVKGPSKTIKSHHNVGGLPDWMTFELIEPLREIFKDEVRALGAELGLPKDMLGRHPFPGPGLAIRIMGEVNKDDLTLLRAADVIMLEELRSTGYYDKTWQAFTVLLNVKSVGVMGDNRTYDNTVCVRIVDATDGMTATFAHIPHTILENISRRIINEVNGINRVVYDISSKPPATIEWE
- a CDS encoding uroporphyrinogen-III synthase, with product MIYFFSDKAYEGVVHLPLFEIAFDPISINLEKFDAIIFTSKNSVKALEKSNALWKEKEAYAIGKGTASYIKHCGGNLVFTCQESYGDSFATTLISLLDAKKVFFPRAKEVVSPIFEILHGANIAIQQHVVYETHCKHYPRSSAPSQGAKLIFTSPSTVHCFLENFPWDESYTAIAIGKKTAAVLPSSAKMIISSIQSIEHCITLAKAL